One Aegilops tauschii subsp. strangulata cultivar AL8/78 chromosome 7, Aet v6.0, whole genome shotgun sequence genomic window carries:
- the LOC109739958 gene encoding uncharacterized protein — protein sequence MAAKAISSPVPVEWYPTLAVVMVSVGLMLTASFFIYEATTSRRNRSLTKEIVTASIASVFLGFGSLFVLLASGVYV from the exons ATG GCGGCCAAGGCGATCTCCAGCCCCGTGCCGGTGGAATGGTACCCGACGCTGGCCGTCGTCATGGTCTCCGTCGGCCTCATGCTCACCGCATCCTTCTTCAT TTATGAAGCCACGACTTCAAGGCGGAACCGTAGTTTAACCAAGGAGATTGTCACAGCGTCCATTGCTTCTGTCTTCCTG GGCTTTGGTTCTCTGTTCGTGCTCCTTGCAAGCGGTGTTTATGTCTGA